CGAGCAGCCCGGCAGCCCCGTTCACCCATTCCGGACCGGATGGTTCCGAACGGGAGGCTGCTGAAGAAAAAACCTCCCTGATCTGTCGCCAGAAATTCCCCATCATTCCACAAATATCAATCGCCCCCGGTAACGTTCCTCCACATCCACAGTATCCGGCCGGTTGTAGCTCAACACATCCCCGTAGCCCCGGATAACCCCGTCAAGCCGGCCCGTCGGGTTTACGAGGACCTGGTTGCTGCCCCGGTGGTCCAGCGTCACCCGCCCGGATACCAGTTCGGAAGCCTCCACCCGGGAATCCCCGGCCGCAATGGTTACCCGCAGGGACCCGGCGGTACCGCGCAATTTAAAATAGGCAATCCCGTTGGCTACCAATCGGACTTCGCCGGCAGCCAAATCCATGTCAAAGGCACCGTCGGTGGTTTCCGTTTCGGGGTTGTTGAAACTCTCCGAAATCAGCGTCAGCGCATCAAAGGCCAGTACCCCGTCGCTTGCTATGGGCCATCCGGTACTGCTTCGGATGGTGCCGAGATCCGGGGCGGTTACGTAGAACGTGGTGAGCCCGTATTCGCGAAACAGGTTGCAGTTGTTGGAATCGCGCAACTCCAGTACGCCGTCTTCCACCCGGGCGGAAACCCCATCCCTGAGGTTCTTCCCGGTTTCCAGGACCACGCGTTGCTCCGGTCCCTGACGGACAACCAGGCGGACGTTTTCAAAGACTGTGATCTCCGAGAAGCCGGGCACGGCAATTTCCTCCCGCTGCAGATCGCCCGCAGATCCGAGGCAGCCCGCACCCTCCTTGCCGCATCCCCACAGCGATACGATCAGGGCGAACAGGCAAACGAACCGGTATGTGGCAGGTAATTTCATGGTCAGAGGCGGATTCCGATTGCAAATTCCAGGGCTTCGGCCTTGGCTCCGTGTGATTTCAGGCTGAGGGCGCCGAACCAGTTTGGCCCGAAATAGCGCTTGAGCCCGACCCGGTTGTAGGTTCGCCCTTCAAAATCAAAAGGGTAATATACGTAATAGCCCAGTTGGGTGATGACGCTGAGCTTATTGATAAAGAGCTCGTGGCCGATAAAAGCCCCGGCCCTTTTGTAGTCCGCATCCGGGTCTACGCCAAGTTCCGGGAAAGCTGTAGCCTGGAACCGGATAAGTTCCTTCAGAAAGTTGGAATAGAAGATGTCCGTACCCAGCTGGATGGCGCTTAACCGGCCGAGGCGCTTGTCCGCATAGGCGGAAAAAATGTAAAAGGGGAATTGCCCGGACCCCACCACGTCGCTTTCGTTCACGCCGCTGCGGAATGCCAGGTTAACCCGCAGGCGTTCCTGTACGGGATCTGATGATGTAACCCGGTACCCGGGTTCATCCGCCGGGGACAGGTCGTATAAAATCCCCGCAGTGAGCCCGAAGGTATTCGTGGAGGTATTAGGAGCCCGCAGGTTTGCGTTGGAATAATGCACCAGGGTTAGCCCGGCCCGGAATCCCCATCGATCCCAAACGCGTTGCCGGTAATATTGCAGCATCAGGTAGGTGGAACTCAGCAGGTGGGTGCCGTAGGCATTGTTGCGGAAATTTTCCGTCGCATCGTAGGGGTTGGTGTTATAGGCCACCCCCTGGCCGATCCGCAGCTGGAGGCTCCTTTGGAAGAAATAGAAATTGTAGTGGGCATACAGCCCAAAGTGCTGTCCCAGGGTTTCGTTCCGCATATCCTGATAGACAAAGGAAATGCCGGTATCCGGGTAATTGAACAGGGACTGCCAGGCTTGTGAGCCAAAGGTTTTGGTGTTCCAGCCCAGGATGATCCCGGAGGGATGGTTGCGAATCAGGTGGGAAATGTCCGTGTTGTGCAACAGGACGGACCCGTAAAACGCATTCAGATCCAGGTTGCGCACCGGCTGTTCTGCCTGGGCAAAAGTACGTGACAGGGCCAGCAACGCGGCAGAAAGAAACAGGATACGACGCCTCATGCCGACCAAAGGTAGTTTTTTTGGCCCACAGGCCGAAGCCGGGAACCGCCTAAAAAACGGCCTTGGCAATTGCCTGTATATTGTCGGATTTCCCCATGGAGTAATAATGCAGCACGGGTACGCCCGCCGCTTTCAGCTCCCGCGACTGTTCAATGGCCCATTCGATACCCACCTGCCGGACCGCCTTGTTGTCCTTACAGGCTTCCACGGCCTCAATCAGGGGTTCGGGCAGCTCGGTGCGGAAAACCTGGGGCAAGAGCTGCAGGTGCCGCTTTACCGCTATGGGCTTGATCCCGGGGATAATCGGAACGTCAATCCCCATTTCGCGGGCCAGATCTACAAATTCAAAGAATTTTTGGTTGTCGAAAAACATCTGGGTGACGATATAATCGGCGCCCAGGTCTACCTTGTGCTTCAGCCACTTGATGTCCGTGCGCAGGGAAGGGGATTCCAGGTGTTTTTCCGGATAGCCCGCCACCCCGATACAGAAATCCGAGCAATCGTCCGTCTCCACCACATCGTGGAGGTATTGCCCCTTGTTCAGGCAAACGATCTGGTCTACCAGTTCCGAGGCGTAGGCGTGCCCCCCCTGGGTCGGTTCAAAGTATTTCTGCTCCTTCATCGCATCCCCCCGGAGCGCCATCACGTTGTCGATGCCCAGGTAGTGGCAGTCCACGAGCAAATACTCGGTTTCCTCCTTGGTAAACCCGCCGCACAATACGTGCGGGATCGTATCCACATCGTATTTGTGTTTGATGGAAGCGCAGATCCCAAGGGTCCCCGGCCGCATCCGGGTCACCTGCTTCTCGTAGAGCCCGTCCCGATCGATGTAGACGTATTCCTCCCGGGAAGTCGTCACGTCGATAAACGGGGGCTTAAATTCCATCAGCGGGTCGATATTCCGGTAGAGCTCATCGATCCGGCGGCCTTTCAGAGGCGGGATGACTTCAAAGGAAAACAGGGTTTCCCTGGCATTTGCGATATGTTCGGTTACTTTCACGGGTTGAATTAGGTAGCTAAGTTATACATGGTCGGAGGTGTGGCTCATTGAACGGTTGCGGCTGCTTCTGCCAAATTGGGCTGCAGCCATTTTTCTGCGGTTTCCAGGGGGATTCCCTTGCGGTCTGCGTAATCCTCCAGCTGATCGCGCGTAATTTTCCCCAGCCCGAAATACCGGGCGCCGGGATGCGCAAAATAATATCCGCTGACGCTGGCCGCCGGCCACATGGCCAGGCTTTCGGTCAGTTCCACGCCGATGGTTTCTTCAACTTGCAGGACCTCCCAGATGGTCTGCTTCTCCAGGTGGTCCGGGCAGGCGGGATACCCGGGGGCGGGGCGGATGCCTTTGTATGCTTCGCGGATCAGCGCGTCGTTGTCCAGGGTTTCCCCCGGGGCATACCCCCAATGCAAAACGCGCACCTCCCGGTGCAGGTATTCGGCCGCCGCCTCGGCCAGGCGGTCGGCCAGGGCCTTGACCAGGATGCTGTTGTAGTCGTCCAGGCGGTCTTCGTATTCCCGGGCGAGTTCGGCTGCGCCAAATCCGGCCGATACGCAAAAACAGCCCATGAAATCGGAAATCCCCGAATCTTCCGGGGCGATAAAATCCGCCAGGGCGATGTTGGGTACCCCCTGTTTCTTTTTGGTTTGCTGCCGCAGGGTCCGGAAGGAGAACTCGCGGTTGTCATCCCGCCGGATGACGATATCGTCCCGACGGGTGGAGACTGCCGGGAACAAACCGAAAACGGCCCGCGCTGTCAGGGATTTTTCCCGGAATATCTTCTTGAGCATCTCCCGGGCATCCCGGTAGAGTGCCGTTGCCTGCTGGCCAACTACCGCATCCTCCAGGATGTCCGGGAATTTGCCGTGCAGGTCCCAGGACCGGAAAAAAGGCGACCAGTCGATAAACGGTTCCAGTTTGCGCAGGTCGATAGACTCGATTACCTGTACCCCCAGTTGTCGGGGGACATGTACCTGATCCGGGCCAAATTCCAGGCCGAGCCTGTTGGCGCGGGCAGCCTCCAGCGGAAGGTATTCCCGGATTTTACCGCGTTTCAGGAACTTTTCCCGGAAGGACTCGTAGTCGAGCTTCACGGCCTTTTTATACTCCTGGGACCGCTCTTCCTGCAACAGGTCGCCCACCACGGTCACCGCCCGGCTCGCATCGTTGACATGTACCACGGCAGCGCTGTATTGCGGATCGATCTTGACCGCCGTATGCGCCTTGCTCGTGGTTGCCCCGCCGATGAGCAGGGGTACGCGGAAGCCCTGCCGCTCCATCTCCCGGGCCAGGAAGACCATCTCGTCCAGGGACGGGGTGATCAGCCCGCTCAGGCCGATAATATCCACATCTTCCTCCCGCGCCTTTTCAATAATGCGTTCCGGGGGTACCATCACCCCCAGGTCCACAATCTCGTAATTGTTGCACGCGAGTACCACGCTGACGATGTTTTTACCGATATCGTGCACATCGCCTTTTACGGTTGCCATCAGGACCTTGCCGGCGGCCTGTTTGCTGCCGGGCTGGGCCGCCTTCGCCTCTTCGATGAACGGGGTGAGGTAGGCTACGGCTTTCTTCATCACCCGGGCCGACTTCACCACCTGGGGCAGGAACATTTTTCCGCTGCCGAAGAGGTCGCCCACGACGTTCATCCCGGTCATCAGGTGGCCCTCGATCACTTCAATGGGCTTCCCGGCCGCTTGCCGGGCCTCCTCCACATCCGCTTCGATAAACTGGTCGATCCCCTTCACCAGGGCCCGGGTAATCCGGTCCTGTAATGGGGCCTCCCGCCAGCTCATATCCGTTTTGCGGTCTTTTTGGGTCCCCTGTACGGTTTCCGCGTATTCCAGCAGGCGCTCCGTGGCTTCCTCCCGCCGATCCAGGAGGACATCTTCCACATAGCCCAGCAATTCCTTCGGGATGTCGTCGTAAACCTCCAGCAAGGTGGGGTTGACAATACCCATATTCATCCCCGCCCGGATGGCGTGGTAAAGGAAGGCCGAATGCATGGCTTCCCGTACCGGGGTATTCCCG
This genomic window from Robiginitalea biformata HTCC2501 contains:
- a CDS encoding acyloxyacyl hydrolase; this encodes MRRRILFLSAALLALSRTFAQAEQPVRNLDLNAFYGSVLLHNTDISHLIRNHPSGIILGWNTKTFGSQAWQSLFNYPDTGISFVYQDMRNETLGQHFGLYAHYNFYFFQRSLQLRIGQGVAYNTNPYDATENFRNNAYGTHLLSSTYLMLQYYRQRVWDRWGFRAGLTLVHYSNANLRAPNTSTNTFGLTAGILYDLSPADEPGYRVTSSDPVQERLRVNLAFRSGVNESDVVGSGQFPFYIFSAYADKRLGRLSAIQLGTDIFYSNFLKELIRFQATAFPELGVDPDADYKRAGAFIGHELFINKLSVITQLGYYVYYPFDFEGRTYNRVGLKRYFGPNWFGALSLKSHGAKAEALEFAIGIRL
- a CDS encoding head GIN domain-containing protein, whose protein sequence is MKLPATYRFVCLFALIVSLWGCGKEGAGCLGSAGDLQREEIAVPGFSEITVFENVRLVVRQGPEQRVVLETGKNLRDGVSARVEDGVLELRDSNNCNLFREYGLTTFYVTAPDLGTIRSSTGWPIASDGVLAFDALTLISESFNNPETETTDGAFDMDLAAGEVRLVANGIAYFKLRGTAGSLRVTIAAGDSRVEASELVSGRVTLDHRGSNQVLVNPTGRLDGVIRGYGDVLSYNRPDTVDVEERYRGRLIFVE
- the metH gene encoding methionine synthase, coding for MHNLSDLLTERILVLDGAMGTMLQRYGFTEADYRGDRFADWPQPLQGNNDLLSLTQPKALGEIHRAYLEAGADILETNTFSATSVGMADYGMQEFVYEINRAAAEIAKREAEAATRANPAKPRFVAGSLGPTNKTASMSPDVNDPGYRAIDFEALRLAYREQAAGLLDGGVDLFLVETVFDTLNAKAALFAIEELKSERGIDTPVMVSGTITDASGRTLSGQTAEAFLVSVSHIPMLSIGLNCALGASQLVPHLEVLSARAGVAVSAHPNAGLPNAFGEYDQNPAQMARQVREYLEKGLVNIVGGCCGTTPDHIRALAELVAEYKPRQIPDGRPRQLKLAGLEPLVITPESNFVNVGERTNVAGSRKFLRLVKEGNFEEALEIARDQVDGGAQIIDVNMDDGLIDGKAAMVKYLNLMLAEPDIARVPVMIDSSKWDIIEAGLQVVQGKSVVNSISLKEGEAVFLEQARKILLYGAAVIVMAFDETGQADNFERRIEIAERSYRLLTEQAGFPPEDIIFDLNIFPVATGMEEHRRNALDFIEATRWVRDNLPHCSVSGGVSNVSFSFRGNTPVREAMHSAFLYHAIRAGMNMGIVNPTLLEVYDDIPKELLGYVEDVLLDRREEATERLLEYAETVQGTQKDRKTDMSWREAPLQDRITRALVKGIDQFIEADVEEARQAAGKPIEVIEGHLMTGMNVVGDLFGSGKMFLPQVVKSARVMKKAVAYLTPFIEEAKAAQPGSKQAAGKVLMATVKGDVHDIGKNIVSVVLACNNYEIVDLGVMVPPERIIEKAREEDVDIIGLSGLITPSLDEMVFLAREMERQGFRVPLLIGGATTSKAHTAVKIDPQYSAAVVHVNDASRAVTVVGDLLQEERSQEYKKAVKLDYESFREKFLKRGKIREYLPLEAARANRLGLEFGPDQVHVPRQLGVQVIESIDLRKLEPFIDWSPFFRSWDLHGKFPDILEDAVVGQQATALYRDAREMLKKIFREKSLTARAVFGLFPAVSTRRDDIVIRRDDNREFSFRTLRQQTKKKQGVPNIALADFIAPEDSGISDFMGCFCVSAGFGAAELAREYEDRLDDYNSILVKALADRLAEAAAEYLHREVRVLHWGYAPGETLDNDALIREAYKGIRPAPGYPACPDHLEKQTIWEVLQVEETIGVELTESLAMWPAASVSGYYFAHPGARYFGLGKITRDQLEDYADRKGIPLETAEKWLQPNLAEAAATVQ
- the metF gene encoding methylenetetrahydrofolate reductase [NAD(P)H] — translated: MKVTEHIANARETLFSFEVIPPLKGRRIDELYRNIDPLMEFKPPFIDVTTSREEYVYIDRDGLYEKQVTRMRPGTLGICASIKHKYDVDTIPHVLCGGFTKEETEYLLVDCHYLGIDNVMALRGDAMKEQKYFEPTQGGHAYASELVDQIVCLNKGQYLHDVVETDDCSDFCIGVAGYPEKHLESPSLRTDIKWLKHKVDLGADYIVTQMFFDNQKFFEFVDLAREMGIDVPIIPGIKPIAVKRHLQLLPQVFRTELPEPLIEAVEACKDNKAVRQVGIEWAIEQSRELKAAGVPVLHYYSMGKSDNIQAIAKAVF